A genomic region of Cherax quadricarinatus isolate ZL_2023a chromosome 42, ASM3850222v1, whole genome shotgun sequence contains the following coding sequences:
- the LOC128695670 gene encoding disks large-associated protein 4, with amino-acid sequence MFIFQVVGGVVSNIESQVAEIESELKLRESEMSEEVRGKVLAAIGKARLLVSQKIQQFQGLCHKNIAGTIGEEFPTTCEDLAGFWDMVSIQVEDIKNSLKEILLLRANGWKEVSQDTTDGVDKNVTTGHARRKPAPRPSRPARSTKASIEKTEEGKTRDEARKKMLEERRKAMKEAMRAKKAEAEARQSGVDSEAPVEIFIPECK; translated from the exons ATGTTTATTTTTCAGGTGGTAGGAGGAGTAGTGAGTAATATTGAATCTCAGGTTGCTGAAATTGAATCTGAGCTAAAACTGAGAGAGTCAGAAATGAGTGAAGAAGTACGTGGAAAGGTGTTAGCTGCTATAGGGAAGGCACGTCTTCTTGTATCACAAAAAATTCAGCAATTTCAAGGCCTCTGTCATAAGAACATT GCTGGAACTATAGGCGAGGAATTTCCTACAACTTGTGAAGATCTAGCTGGGTTTTGGGATATGGTATCCATCCAAGTTGAAGATATCAAAAATTCTCTAAAAGAAATTTTGCTGCTTCGTGCCAATGGATGGAAGGAG GTAAGCCAAGATACTACTGATGGAGTTGATAAAAATGTCACCACTGGTCATGCACGCAGGAAGCCTGCACCTAGACCATCAAGGCCAGCTAGGTCCACAAAGGCTAGCATTGAGAAAACAGAGGAGGGGAAGACTAGGGATGAAGCCCGCAAGAAGATGCTAGAAGAAAGACGGAAGGCTATGAAGGAAGCAATGAGAGCCAAGAAAGCAGAAGCTGAAGCAAGACAATCGGGAGTAGACAGTGAAGCTCCTGTGGAAATTTTTATCCCAGAATGCAAGTAG